The Candidatus Fusobacterium pullicola nucleotide sequence CCATTTAAATCTCCAATTCCATCATTGTTACTGTCATAAAAAGATTTAGGATATATTTGATAGACAACTTTATTTTCAAAATTCATTTCATTTCTCCTTATACGTATATGTTATATATTTAAAATATAACATATACGTATAACTTAGTCAAGCTAAATTTTTTTAAGTTTGAATAATTTAAACTTGTATGTTATATTATAGTTAGTCAGAAAAAGGAGAAAAGAGTTATGGAAAGTAAGTATATTAAGTTATATAATAGCCTTTTAGAGCAGATAGAAAAGAAAGAATTACAAGTTGGAGACAAGTTACCTTCTGAAAAAGAGTTGATGGAAAAGTATAACATGTCTAGGGATACAGTAAGAAAGGCTCTTAACATGTTGGTACAGGATGGACATATAGAGAAATCTAAAGGAAAAGTAGCCACTGTGGCTGGTAAAAATCAATTTAACTTTCCAATTTCAAAAATTAAATCTTTTAAGGAGTTGCATGTAGGAGTAGAGAATTCTACACATGTAGAGAATTTAGAGATTGTTAAAGGTGAGAAGGAGATAATAAAAAAACTAGGTATAGGTAAGGAAGAGGAGTATTTCAAACTTGTACGTATAAGAAAAATAGAGGGAGAGAGAATAATTATTGATAAGGATTATATTCCTAGAAAATTTGTAAATAATATTCCTCTTAAAGTGGCAAAGGATTCATTATATGATTATTTTGAAAATGAATTAGGACTAAAAATTAGTTATTGTACTAAGGAGATAACTGTTCATAAGATAACAGATGAAGATAGAGAACTTTTAGATATGAAAGATTTTAACATGGTAGTTGTAGTCAAGAGTTTTACTTATCTTGAGGGAGGACATCTTTTTCAATATACAGAGGCAAGACATAGACCAGATAAGTTTAAATTTATAGATTATGCTTACAGGGAGAAGAGAAGATGATAAGAGAGTTT carries:
- the treR gene encoding trehalose operon repressor; this translates as MESKYIKLYNSLLEQIEKKELQVGDKLPSEKELMEKYNMSRDTVRKALNMLVQDGHIEKSKGKVATVAGKNQFNFPISKIKSFKELHVGVENSTHVENLEIVKGEKEIIKKLGIGKEEEYFKLVRIRKIEGERIIIDKDYIPRKFVNNIPLKVAKDSLYDYFENELGLKISYCTKEITVHKITDEDRELLDMKDFNMVVVVKSFTYLEGGHLFQYTEARHRPDKFKFIDYAYREKRR